From Chryseobacterium sp. IHB B 17019, one genomic window encodes:
- a CDS encoding T9SS-dependent choice-of-anchor J family protein, which yields MMKSIFLFCTLTVASLSAQTTIFDETFDTPVSDQLPPNWSTQNLNNGDITNRWQSGTVSLAGPMGFSGDVAVSFGDNNSPFDNLLVSPALTLPTGSSTLTYKVAAYESPGIIIPDNIYNVYVLPASGTFTTALTPVFTETVTTGNTALEKTIDLSSFAGQTVILYFRHYGTELQYLFLDDVKVTSPTILATSEVGNKIQIDIYPNPATDFITIKSKSEIRNTEIYDATGRKVHSKLDNNVIDVRHLQSGSYIISIETREGKRAAKFIKK from the coding sequence ATGATGAAATCAATTTTTCTTTTTTGCACTTTAACAGTAGCAAGTCTAAGTGCACAGACAACAATTTTCGACGAAACTTTTGATACTCCTGTGTCAGATCAATTACCTCCAAACTGGAGTACACAAAACCTTAATAATGGTGATATCACAAATCGTTGGCAAAGCGGAACAGTAAGCTTAGCAGGTCCAATGGGTTTCTCGGGCGATGTTGCAGTTTCTTTCGGAGACAATAATTCACCTTTTGATAATTTATTGGTATCTCCTGCGCTCACCTTGCCAACGGGGTCATCTACCTTGACTTATAAGGTAGCAGCATACGAATCTCCCGGTATAATCATACCTGATAATATCTATAATGTTTATGTATTGCCGGCTTCAGGTACATTTACAACAGCACTTACACCAGTATTTACAGAAACAGTTACTACAGGAAATACGGCTTTGGAAAAAACCATTGACCTGTCAAGCTTTGCTGGGCAAACTGTAATACTTTACTTTAGGCATTATGGAACTGAATTGCAGTATTTATTCTTGGATGATGTAAAAGTAACTTCTCCTACCATATTGGCAACTTCTGAGGTTGGAAATAAAATTCAGATAGATATTTATCCAAATCCTGCAACAGATTTTATTACGATAAAATCAAAATCTGAAATCAGGAATACGGAAATTTATGATGCTACAGGAAGAAAAGTACACAGCAAATTAGATAACAATGTAATTGATGTAAGACATCTTCAATCCGGCAGCTATATTATCAGTATTGAAACTAGGGAAGGAAAAAGGGCG
- a CDS encoding T9SS-dependent choice-of-anchor J family protein: MMKSILLFGALTAAIAGLNAQTTVFLEEFNTVDGSTMLAPNWAWQDLNGNAGRWRSGDFTSATAAIGFSGNTAYCSGNNFDVLLASPAISIPAGASTLTYKVALSSFFGSGSANSTYNVYVLPASSTFTSTLTPLFTETITTVDTISEKTIDLSSFAGQAVKIYFRHFNSGIKYLFMDDVKVTSSSVLATSETQNKAQTGIYPNPATDFISIKSKSEIISTEVYDATGRKVGSQLKSDKVDVRNLLPGSYILNINTKEGKTSSKFIKKD, translated from the coding sequence ATGATGAAATCAATTTTACTTTTTGGAGCATTAACAGCAGCTATTGCGGGTTTAAATGCTCAGACAACAGTTTTTTTAGAAGAGTTCAATACAGTGGACGGTTCCACCATGTTAGCCCCAAACTGGGCTTGGCAAGACCTTAATGGTAATGCAGGCCGCTGGCGCAGCGGTGATTTTACAAGTGCAACAGCTGCAATAGGTTTTTCAGGTAATACTGCGTATTGTTCTGGCAATAATTTTGATGTTTTACTTGCGTCTCCTGCGATCAGCATACCGGCGGGAGCATCTACTTTAACATATAAAGTGGCATTAAGCTCATTTTTTGGTTCAGGATCAGCAAACAGTACCTATAATGTTTATGTATTGCCGGCTTCAAGTACATTTACTTCAACACTTACTCCGCTATTTACCGAGACTATTACTACGGTAGATACAATTTCAGAGAAAACCATTGACCTGTCAAGCTTTGCAGGGCAAGCTGTAAAAATATATTTTAGACATTTTAATAGCGGAATTAAGTACCTTTTTATGGATGATGTGAAAGTTACCTCATCTTCTGTATTAGCGACTTCCGAAACTCAGAATAAAGCTCAGACAGGTATTTATCCAAATCCTGCAACAGATTTTATTAGTATTAAATCAAAATCTGAAATCATCAGTACAGAAGTTTATGATGCTACAGGAAGAAAAGTTGGCAGCCAGCTGAAATCTGATAAAGTAGATGTAAGAAATCTTCTTCCGGGGAGTTATATCTTAAATATAAATACCAAAGAAGGGAAAACCTCTTCAAAATTCATCAAAAAAGACTAA
- a CDS encoding T9SS-dependent choice-of-anchor J family protein, with amino-acid sequence MIRQILLLSAFSVAFLHVKAQTVLLNETFTVAADDNSLPPGWTSPDMDDPWYSSITAVNSLLSPMGFTGQVALSNTNSTNPEDLLISPQVNLPLGGASTLTYKVGVITLGGQYPGNAHYALYILPAATTFTGSGTPVLEEVITVPDQAITKTISLASFAGQNVKLYFRHSNTSEMYMALDDVNVTAPTVLGTSETGNKTQVGIYPNPATDFITIKSKSEIISTEIYDATGRKVGSQLKSDKVDVKNLLPGNYILNVNTKEGKASSKFIKKD; translated from the coding sequence ATGATTAGACAAATACTACTTTTGAGTGCATTTTCAGTTGCATTTTTGCATGTAAAAGCCCAGACAGTGCTTCTTAATGAAACATTTACAGTGGCTGCAGATGATAACAGTCTTCCACCAGGTTGGACCAGCCCGGATATGGATGATCCTTGGTATTCTTCTATTACAGCAGTTAATAGTTTATTGAGTCCTATGGGATTTACGGGGCAAGTTGCTTTGTCAAATACAAACAGTACTAATCCTGAAGATCTGTTAATTTCTCCGCAGGTAAATTTACCTCTTGGAGGAGCTTCTACATTAACATATAAAGTTGGTGTTATTACATTGGGAGGGCAGTATCCGGGTAATGCACATTATGCACTATATATATTGCCTGCCGCAACTACCTTCACAGGCTCTGGAACACCTGTGCTGGAAGAGGTAATTACTGTTCCTGATCAGGCTATTACAAAAACTATTAGCTTAGCTTCCTTTGCAGGACAGAATGTTAAACTTTATTTTAGGCACAGTAATACCTCTGAAATGTATATGGCTTTAGATGATGTAAATGTTACTGCACCTACAGTATTAGGAACTTCTGAAACGGGTAATAAAACTCAGGTAGGTATTTATCCAAACCCTGCAACAGATTTTATTACCATTAAATCAAAATCTGAAATCATCAGCACAGAAATCTATGATGCTACAGGAAGAAAAGTAGGCAGCCAGCTGAAATCTGATAAGGTAGATGTAAAAAATCTTCTGCCAGGAAATTATATTTTAAATGTAAATACCAAAGAAGGGAAAGCCTCTTCAAAATTCATCAAAAAAGATTAG
- a CDS encoding T9SS-dependent choice-of-anchor J family protein — protein sequence MMKSLLLFGALAAAAVSLNAQTTIFNETFQTSSGTLAPGWAFQNLNNSTSSVGWRSQDETASTDPMGFSGDTAGSGGSDLDNLLISPSIVLPASSSTLTYKVAAFESSAYFTPIIANNTYMVYVLPASSTFTSTLTPVLTETITTGNTAITKTIDLSSFAGQAVKLYFRHLSTAFQILILDDVNVTSSMVLGTSETSNKEQVGIYPNPATDFITIKSKSEIISTEVYDATGRKVSSQPKSDKVDVRNLLPGSYILNVNTKEGKTSSKFIKKN from the coding sequence ATGATGAAATCACTTTTACTCTTTGGAGCATTAGCTGCAGCGGCTGTAAGTCTAAATGCCCAAACAACAATTTTTAATGAAACATTTCAAACATCTTCCGGAACTTTAGCTCCGGGCTGGGCTTTTCAAAATCTAAACAACAGTACATCCTCAGTAGGTTGGAGGAGTCAAGATGAAACAGCTTCAACAGATCCAATGGGATTCTCCGGTGATACTGCAGGGTCGGGCGGATCAGATCTTGATAACTTACTTATTTCTCCATCAATCGTATTGCCGGCAAGTTCTTCTACTTTGACTTATAAGGTAGCCGCATTCGAATCTTCTGCTTATTTTACACCTATTATAGCTAATAATACTTATATGGTCTATGTGTTGCCAGCTTCAAGTACCTTTACTTCAACTCTTACGCCAGTGCTTACAGAAACTATTACTACAGGAAATACGGCTATAACAAAAACAATAGACCTGTCAAGCTTTGCAGGTCAGGCTGTAAAACTTTATTTCAGGCATCTCAGCACTGCTTTTCAGATTCTTATACTAGATGATGTAAATGTAACCTCATCTATGGTACTGGGAACTTCTGAAACTAGCAATAAAGAACAGGTAGGTATTTATCCAAACCCTGCAACAGATTTTATTACTATTAAATCAAAATCTGAAATCATCAGCACAGAAGTTTATGATGCTACAGGAAGAAAAGTAAGCAGCCAGCCGAAATCTGATAAAGTAGATGTAAGAAACCTTCTTCCAGGAAGTTATATTTTAAATGTAAATACGAAAGAAGGGAAAACCTCTTCAAAATTTATTAAAAAAAACTAG
- a CDS encoding T9SS type A sorting domain-containing protein, which translates to MMKSLLLFGALTAAAVSLNAQTTIFNETFSSATPGVMPTGWTLADLDGDGFNWVPVIPPSSFDPDAMGFSGNCAYSFGFGGDNNLLISPLITLPAGSLTLTFQVGEFTSDGFLTPNSRYAVYVLPAANTYTGTETPIITETITTGDVAITKTIDISSFAGQSVKLYFRHYPTDLQTLLLDNVTITSATLGTSETGNKEQVGIYPNPATDFITIKSKSEIISTEVYDATGRKVGSQLKSDKVDVRNLLPGNYILNINTKEGKTSSKFIKKN; encoded by the coding sequence ATGATGAAATCACTTTTACTCTTTGGAGCATTAACTGCAGCGGCTGTAAGTCTAAATGCTCAAACAACAATTTTTAATGAAACATTTAGTTCTGCTACACCCGGTGTGATGCCAACAGGCTGGACGTTAGCAGATCTTGATGGTGACGGTTTTAATTGGGTTCCAGTTATTCCTCCCTCTTCATTTGATCCGGATGCTATGGGCTTTTCAGGTAACTGCGCATATTCATTTGGGTTTGGTGGCGATAATAATTTATTGATATCACCTCTTATTACCTTGCCTGCAGGATCTTTAACGTTAACGTTTCAGGTGGGAGAGTTTACTTCAGATGGATTTTTAACACCTAATAGTCGCTATGCTGTTTATGTATTGCCTGCTGCAAATACTTATACAGGAACAGAGACGCCAATAATTACAGAAACGATTACAACAGGTGATGTAGCAATTACAAAGACAATCGATATTTCCTCTTTTGCAGGACAATCTGTTAAATTATATTTCCGACATTATCCAACCGATTTGCAAACTTTGCTTTTAGATAATGTTACAATAACTTCTGCCACATTGGGAACTTCTGAAACCGGTAATAAAGAACAGGTAGGTATTTATCCAAACCCTGCAACAGATTTTATTACTATTAAATCAAAATCTGAAATCATCAGCACAGAAGTTTATGATGCTACAGGAAGAAAAGTAGGCAGTCAGCTGAAATCTGATAAAGTAGATGTAAGAAACCTTCTTCCAGGAAACTATATTTTAAATATAAATACGAAAGAAGGGAAAACCTCTTCAAAATTTATTAAAAAGAACTAG
- a CDS encoding dipeptidase produces MQETLNYINENKQRFVDELFELLRIPSISADPAYKNDVLKCADVVAGYLKNAGADNVEICQTKGYPIVFGEKFLDKSLPTVLVYGHYDVQPADPLELWTKPPFEPYIEKTELHPDGAIFARGSADDKGQFFMHLKAFEAMMKTNSLPCNVKFILEGEEEVGSVSLGDFVNENKEKLSCDCILISDTHIYSNEQPTVTTGLRGLSYVEVEVEGPNRDLHSGLYGGAVPNPIHVLSRMIAKLIDEDGQITIDGFYDNVEDVSDEERAEMNKLKDNPEEFKKSIGLSGVEGEEGYTTLERTSIRPTLDCNGIWGGYTGEGAKTVIPSKAFAKISMRLVPYQTPEEITEKFTAYFKKIAPENVKVKVTPHHGGMPYVLPTDTKEFLAAKQAMETAFGKEVLPYRGGGSIPITSMFEKVLGAKSVLMGFGLDSDAIHSPNEHYGLFNFYKGIESIPLFFENYAK; encoded by the coding sequence ATGCAAGAGACATTAAATTACATCAACGAAAACAAGCAGCGTTTCGTGGATGAATTATTCGAGTTATTGAGAATTCCTTCTATTTCTGCAGATCCGGCGTACAAAAATGACGTATTGAAGTGTGCGGATGTCGTAGCGGGATACCTTAAAAATGCAGGAGCCGACAATGTGGAAATCTGCCAGACAAAAGGATATCCTATCGTTTTTGGAGAAAAATTTTTAGATAAAAGCTTGCCGACGGTTTTGGTTTACGGACATTATGATGTTCAGCCAGCCGATCCTTTGGAATTGTGGACAAAACCACCTTTCGAGCCTTATATCGAAAAAACTGAGCTTCATCCGGACGGTGCCATCTTTGCAAGAGGTTCTGCGGACGATAAAGGACAGTTTTTCATGCATTTAAAGGCTTTTGAAGCGATGATGAAAACGAATTCTCTTCCTTGCAATGTTAAATTTATTTTAGAAGGAGAAGAGGAAGTTGGTTCTGTAAGTCTGGGAGATTTTGTTAATGAAAACAAAGAAAAATTATCTTGCGACTGTATTTTAATTTCCGATACTCACATTTATAGCAACGAGCAACCGACTGTTACAACCGGTTTAAGAGGGTTAAGCTATGTAGAAGTAGAAGTGGAGGGACCAAACAGAGACCTGCATTCCGGGCTTTACGGTGGAGCCGTTCCAAACCCGATTCATGTGCTTTCTAGAATGATTGCAAAGTTGATCGATGAAGACGGGCAAATTACGATTGACGGTTTTTATGACAATGTGGAAGATGTTTCAGACGAAGAAAGAGCTGAGATGAATAAATTAAAAGACAATCCTGAAGAATTCAAAAAATCTATCGGATTGAGCGGAGTAGAAGGTGAAGAAGGCTATACAACGCTTGAGAGAACCTCTATCCGTCCTACTTTAGACTGCAACGGAATCTGGGGTGGTTATACTGGAGAAGGTGCGAAAACAGTGATCCCTTCAAAGGCATTTGCTAAAATTTCAATGCGTCTGGTTCCATATCAGACTCCGGAAGAGATTACGGAAAAATTCACAGCATATTTCAAAAAAATAGCTCCAGAAAATGTAAAAGTGAAAGTTACACCGCATCACGGAGGTATGCCTTACGTTTTACCGACTGATACAAAAGAGTTTTTAGCAGCAAAACAGGCCATGGAAACGGCATTCGGGAAAGAGGTTCTTCCGTACAGAGGAGGAGGAAGTATTCCTATTACATCAATGTTTGAAAAGGTTTTAGGTGCTAAGTCTGTTTTAATGGGATTCGGGCTTGATTCTGATGCCATTCATTCCCCTAATGAGCATTATGGATTATTCAATTTCTACAAAGGAATCGAAAGTATTCCGCTGTTTTTTGAGAATTACGCGAAATAG
- a CDS encoding class I SAM-dependent methyltransferase, which translates to MGNKILNKEIQDYINANLNTDLHSLLLKKSPFPEVSMQEIVQQIKGKQVAQKKFPFLLKEGIIFPPQLNLEQSSSEKTALYKSDLLKGKKFIDLTSGFGIDAYYLSQNFGEITLVEQNSELLDIVEHNWNTLGKKATFINQKLEDFLSENKEIFDVIYLDPARRDNNKNKVFLLEDLSPNIIEIQEKLLFISKEVVIKLSPLIDLKYLVSVLPNIFRIEVVAVKNDVKEVVIFLSNHNSGKIVCKCLNLESEEPGFEFQFNDEENAVAEYSEPEKFIYIPNNSILKAGVFNLISEKFKVKKLHPNTHIYTSSQKIINFPGRIFEMEITDAKQIKKKNQFNIISKNYPLKPEEIKKKYGIKDGGENYLIFTQSKKGKIILKSV; encoded by the coding sequence GTGGGAAACAAAATTTTAAATAAAGAAATCCAAGACTATATCAATGCAAATCTAAACACAGATTTGCACTCTTTATTATTAAAAAAATCCCCATTTCCAGAAGTTTCGATGCAGGAAATTGTGCAGCAAATTAAAGGAAAGCAGGTTGCACAGAAAAAATTTCCGTTTTTATTGAAGGAAGGCATAATTTTTCCACCACAACTCAATCTGGAACAATCATCATCGGAAAAAACAGCACTTTACAAATCAGACCTATTAAAAGGTAAGAAGTTTATTGATCTTACGAGTGGTTTTGGGATCGACGCTTATTATTTGTCCCAAAATTTTGGTGAAATTACCCTTGTCGAACAAAATTCCGAACTTTTAGATATTGTTGAACATAATTGGAATACTTTAGGTAAAAAAGCAACATTTATTAATCAGAAATTAGAAGATTTTCTTAGTGAAAACAAAGAAATTTTTGATGTAATTTACCTTGATCCCGCGAGAAGGGACAACAATAAAAATAAAGTCTTTCTTTTGGAGGACCTGTCACCGAATATTATTGAAATTCAGGAAAAATTGCTTTTCATTTCAAAAGAAGTGGTTATAAAATTGTCTCCTCTGATCGATTTGAAATATTTAGTTTCTGTTTTGCCGAATATTTTCAGGATCGAAGTTGTCGCGGTAAAAAATGATGTAAAGGAAGTTGTTATTTTCTTATCCAATCACAATTCCGGGAAGATTGTTTGCAAATGTTTGAATCTGGAAAGTGAAGAACCTGGGTTTGAATTTCAGTTTAATGATGAAGAAAATGCCGTTGCAGAATACTCTGAACCCGAAAAATTCATTTATATTCCCAATAATTCGATTTTGAAGGCGGGAGTTTTTAATCTGATTTCAGAAAAATTTAAGGTAAAAAAGCTACATCCGAATACCCATATTTATACATCATCACAGAAAATTATCAACTTTCCCGGAAGGATTTTTGAAATGGAAATTACTGATGCTAAGCAGATTAAAAAGAAAAACCAGTTTAATATTATTTCGAAAAACTATCCTTTAAAACCGGAAGAAATTAAAAAGAAATATGGTATAAAAGATGGCGGGGAAAATTACCTTATTTTTACACAGTCCAAAAAAGGAAAAATAATATTAAAATCAGTATAA
- a CDS encoding GxxExxY protein has product MNENEISFYIRKSIFSVYNELGPGLLEKVYEKILIYELQSNGLNVKSQVQIPIEYKGVFVDTSFIADIIVEDKVIIEIKSIHEINNIHHKQLITYLKLTKLKLGILVNFNTDYIDKSIIRKVNGIIN; this is encoded by the coding sequence ATGAATGAAAATGAAATTAGTTTTTACATTAGAAAATCAATATTTTCTGTGTATAATGAACTTGGACCAGGTTTATTGGAAAAAGTTTATGAAAAAATATTGATTTATGAATTACAAAGTAATGGTTTAAATGTCAAAAGCCAAGTTCAAATTCCGATTGAATATAAAGGTGTTTTTGTTGATACAAGTTTTATTGCTGATATTATTGTTGAAGATAAAGTGATAATTGAGATAAAATCAATTCATGAAATTAATAATATTCACCATAAACAATTAATAACGTACTTGAAACTGACTAAGTTAAAACTAGGAATTTTAGTTAACTTTAATACAGATTATATTGATAAAAGCATAATTAGAAAAGTTAACGGTATTATTAATTAA
- a CDS encoding DinB family protein — protein sequence MKEKLIDLFEYTYHFNKEMIKIVTENISKVDEKTISLINHTLNAQQIWNSRILGENSFEVWQINPFENLEAINHQNFKKSIQIVENSDLDQRMVYQTSKGAKFENTIFEMLFHAINHSTYHRGQINSLLKQNGVEPILTDYIFYKR from the coding sequence ATGAAAGAAAAGTTAATCGATTTATTTGAATATACCTATCATTTCAATAAAGAAATGATCAAAATAGTCACCGAAAATATCTCGAAAGTTGATGAAAAAACGATCAGTTTAATCAATCACACACTGAATGCCCAACAAATCTGGAATTCAAGGATTCTTGGAGAAAATTCTTTTGAAGTCTGGCAAATCAATCCGTTTGAAAATCTGGAAGCAATTAATCATCAAAACTTTAAAAAAAGTATTCAGATTGTTGAAAACTCGGATCTAGATCAGAGAATGGTGTATCAAACTTCAAAAGGAGCAAAGTTTGAAAATACTATTTTCGAAATGCTATTTCACGCCATTAATCACTCGACTTATCACAGAGGGCAGATCAATTCTTTATTGAAGCAAAACGGAGTAGAACCGATTTTGACGGATTATATTTTTTACAAAAGATAA